Within the Candidatus Zixiibacteriota bacterium genome, the region GTCCCTGCATCACTTCATCGACAGGATGAATCTGGATGAATCTACCCGCAAGAAGTTGAAAAGTCAGTTCCAGGACTGGAAAACTCCCCAGTTGAAATCATGCTTTGAGCCGATTATCTTTGCCCAGAAACCGTATGACAAAACTTTTCTCAACAACATACTCAAGCACCATGTCGGTCTGGTAAATTCCAAAGTCAAAATCGGACGGAACATGTTTCCTGCAAATCTGCTGACCGTTGAAGCCATTGAAGAGGCTCTTGACAAATATTTCCTGATTGCCAAACCCTCCAGGCGGGAAAAAGGGAATTTCAATCGACATAAAACTGTCAAGCCGCTCACGCTCTGCGAACACCTCCTCAAATTGACCGCTTATGCCGAAGATACTATTGTATTAGACCCTTTTATCGGAAGCGGCACCACCGCCGTCGCCGCCAAAAGATTAGGCTTAAATTATATTGGAATTGACTCCAATCTTGAGTATGTTACTACTGCCAGACGGCGTCTGGAAGAGATGTAAGAGAGATATAAGCTAAAGTAATATATTATATGTTGCGGTTAAATCTATAATGGTTAATATGTTATAAATCTATATGGAAGTTGCTCAATTTCGTGGTATTTTCCCCGGCTCCTTTACCATGGGGAATATCATTTGCGGATTCATTGCCATCATTTCGGCATTTGAAGGGGAAATCACAACCGCCTGTTGGATGATTATACTGGCTGCCTTCCTGGACGGCTTGGATGGCAAAGTGGCCCGGTTTGCCAGCAGTACCTCGCGCTTCGGTGTCGAACTTGATTCTCTCGCCGATATGATATCCTTCGGGCTGGCGCCGGCTGTAATAATGTACATATTGAAACTTCACTCCCTCGGCAAATGGGGCTGGGTTATTAGCATCGTTTATATAATGGCGTCCGCCTACCGTCTGGCGCGCTTCAACCTGCTGGCGCAAACTGAAGAGAAGAAAAACTTCCTCGGTTTGCCGGTTCCCGGCGCCGCCCTTGCCCTGGTTTCCTACGTCATTTTCAGTTACAAAATCTGGGGACAACTCGAGTACAGTGAATATCTGGTCTCCATGGTGATTCTATTTTCCGCCCTGATGGTTTCTCAGGTTGAGTATGACGCCCTTCCCGACCGCTTCAATACCCGCCGCAATCGCCTCAAGCTTATCTTCTTGCTGTTTGCCGGAATAGCCCTTCTCTGGAAGCCCAGACATTTATTATTTCCAATTATTGCCCTTTATATTATAATAGGCATTGCCCGCGAGGCGTATCGATTTTTATACCTCGGCGTTGGGTATGTGAAAAAACGTCACGGCCAGAGCCGGGACGAGAGCGAAAAGGTTGAAGATGAGTAAGAAAGCTGTCATTTATATTCGGCTCAAGGAAGGAGTCCTTGACCCGCAAGGCGTGACCATTCAAAGAGCCATTCTGAATATGGGGTATGATGCCGTTTCATCGGTCCGCTCCGGCAAATTCTTTGAACTGGAGCTTGCGTCCGACGGCGCCCAAGCCACCGCCCAGGTCGAAGATATCTGCCGCAAACTGCTGGCAAATCCGGTCATTGAGGATTTTAAGGTGGAGTACGCCCAATGAAATTCGGCGTGGTCACCTTCCCCGGCTCCAACTGCGATTATGACGCCTTTGCCGCGGTGAAAC harbors:
- the pssA gene encoding CDP-diacylglycerol--serine O-phosphatidyltransferase, giving the protein MEVAQFRGIFPGSFTMGNIICGFIAIISAFEGEITTACWMIILAAFLDGLDGKVARFASSTSRFGVELDSLADMISFGLAPAVIMYILKLHSLGKWGWVISIVYIMASAYRLARFNLLAQTEEKKNFLGLPVPGAALALVSYVIFSYKIWGQLEYSEYLVSMVILFSALMVSQVEYDALPDRFNTRRNRLKLIFLLFAGIALLWKPRHLLFPIIALYIIIGIAREAYRFLYLGVGYVKKRHGQSRDESEKVEDE
- a CDS encoding site-specific DNA-methyltransferase; the protein is MTLLKSFPANSIDIILTDPPYFLDKMDDAWSDARVSSEKYHHTVKSLPAGMKFEPEKGRQFYRWYLKVARAFRRVLKPGGFFFSFSAPRLYHRMASAVDDAGFHVRDCFIWVYTQNQAKAMSLHHFIDRMNLDESTRKKLKSQFQDWKTPQLKSCFEPIIFAQKPYDKTFLNNILKHHVGLVNSKVKIGRNMFPANLLTVEAIEEALDKYFLIAKPSRREKGNFNRHKTVKPLTLCEHLLKLTAYAEDTIVLDPFIGSGTTAVAAKRLGLNYIGIDSNLEYVTTARRRLEEM
- the purS gene encoding phosphoribosylformylglycinamidine synthase subunit PurS, which translates into the protein MSKKAVIYIRLKEGVLDPQGVTIQRAILNMGYDAVSSVRSGKFFELELASDGAQATAQVEDICRKLLANPVIEDFKVEYAQ